Proteins co-encoded in one Streptomyces roseochromogenus subsp. oscitans DS 12.976 genomic window:
- a CDS encoding DUF6400 family protein, with amino-acid sequence MSPDDPAFDFTVDLSAHEMLRRTHVMAALGPDWDPAAALRGEEEARALLYSGLDAEQQRIYDELVAAGVLPAGPSDAAA; translated from the coding sequence ATGTCCCCCGACGACCCCGCCTTCGACTTCACCGTCGACCTCAGCGCACACGAGATGCTCCGGCGTACCCACGTCATGGCCGCCCTGGGCCCCGACTGGGACCCCGCGGCGGCGCTCCGTGGCGAGGAGGAGGCCCGGGCGCTGCTCTACTCCGGCCTGGACGCGGAGCAGCAGCGGATCTACGACGAGCTGGTGGCGGCCGGTGTACTCCCCGCGGGACCGAGCGATGCTGCCGCTTGA
- a CDS encoding serine/threonine-protein kinase yields the protein MEKLGAGDPQHIGGYRLLARLGAGGMGQVYLARSERGRTVAVKLVREELAAQEEFRARFRQEVQAARRVGGYWTAPVLDADTEAAVPWLATGYVAGPSLQQVVGHDHGALPERSVRILAAGLAHALKDIHAAGIVHRDLKPSNVLVTIDGPRVIDFGIARALETTSLGGEGLTRTGSLVGSPGFMAPEQVRGDRITPACDVFCLGSVLAYAATGAMPFGTDNSGVHALMFRIAQEEPDLAGVPEGIADLVRDCLRKDPGARPSLDALLERTGAEDTVSGGRSRDPWLPGALVAQLGRHAVQLLEVEDPEGTESGGTRPSAGSGLPPAPPVPPSLSGAGGSGGGVAPSVAGGGASEAGREGLPEHAAVSDAPVGGVEHVPTVVSGQAPPVAPGFGYGYAQQHPQWGGGAYGYPQQAGGQQPYPSYGGAPEAERRSGRSTVLLVVVALVVALGAGGSVYALMNNGGGGHAQGGGKVTPAPTVTPDPTASTPSDSASASTPTNGDVPGGYLGTWKATIDSDVGINTRQLTIRQGRVGDSVLTLIADGPTNDGGMYHCVFEARLTQQPGADGPLEIGPSTVTSGEPATSCTPGEATEVTLLPSGSLKRAKASGGESLTYTKQ from the coding sequence ATGGAGAAGCTGGGGGCGGGGGATCCGCAGCACATCGGCGGCTACCGGCTGCTCGCGCGGCTGGGCGCGGGCGGCATGGGGCAGGTGTATCTGGCCCGCTCGGAGCGGGGTCGTACCGTTGCCGTGAAACTGGTCCGCGAGGAACTCGCCGCGCAGGAGGAGTTCCGGGCGCGCTTCCGGCAGGAGGTGCAGGCCGCCCGGCGGGTCGGCGGGTATTGGACCGCGCCCGTGCTCGACGCCGACACCGAGGCGGCGGTGCCGTGGCTGGCCACGGGATATGTCGCCGGGCCGAGTCTGCAGCAGGTCGTCGGCCACGATCACGGCGCGCTGCCCGAGCGATCGGTACGGATCCTCGCGGCGGGGCTCGCGCATGCGCTGAAGGACATCCATGCGGCGGGGATCGTGCACCGGGATCTGAAGCCGTCGAACGTGCTCGTGACGATCGACGGGCCCCGCGTGATCGACTTCGGGATCGCGCGGGCGCTGGAGACGACCTCGCTGGGCGGGGAGGGGCTGACCCGGACCGGGTCGCTGGTCGGGTCGCCGGGGTTCATGGCGCCCGAGCAGGTGCGGGGGGACCGGATCACGCCGGCGTGCGATGTGTTCTGCCTGGGGTCCGTGCTCGCCTATGCGGCTACGGGGGCGATGCCCTTCGGGACCGACAACAGTGGCGTGCACGCGTTGATGTTCCGGATCGCTCAGGAGGAGCCGGATCTGGCGGGGGTGCCGGAGGGGATCGCCGATCTGGTGCGGGATTGCCTGCGCAAGGATCCGGGGGCCCGGCCTTCGCTGGACGCGTTGCTCGAGCGGACCGGGGCGGAGGACACCGTGTCCGGGGGGCGGTCCCGGGATCCCTGGTTGCCGGGGGCGTTGGTCGCTCAACTCGGGCGGCATGCCGTGCAGTTGCTGGAGGTTGAGGATCCGGAGGGGACGGAGTCGGGGGGTACCCGGCCCTCGGCCGGGTCCGGGTTGCCACCCGCACCACCCGTACCGCCGTCGTTGTCGGGTGCGGGTGGCTCTGGTGGAGGCGTAGCGCCGTCGGTGGCGGGTGGTGGTGCCTCGGAGGCCGGCCGTGAAGGGCTGCCTGAGCATGCCGCTGTCTCTGATGCGCCGGTCGGTGGTGTCGAGCATGTGCCGACCGTTGTTTCGGGGCAGGCTCCGCCGGTCGCTCCTGGGTTCGGGTACGGGTATGCGCAGCAGCATCCCCAGTGGGGTGGCGGTGCTTACGGCTATCCGCAGCAGGCCGGGGGGCAGCAGCCGTACCCCTCCTACGGCGGGGCGCCGGAGGCTGAGCGGCGCAGTGGGCGGTCCACCGTGCTGCTCGTCGTGGTCGCGCTGGTGGTGGCGCTGGGTGCGGGCGGCTCGGTGTACGCGTTGATGAACAACGGGGGCGGTGGCCATGCCCAGGGAGGCGGGAAGGTCACTCCCGCGCCCACCGTCACCCCTGACCCCACCGCGTCCACGCCGTCCGACTCCGCCTCGGCCTCCACGCCCACGAACGGGGACGTCCCGGGCGGCTATCTGGGCACCTGGAAGGCGACGATCGACAGCGACGTGGGGATCAACACCCGCCAACTCACCATCCGGCAGGGCAGGGTGGGTGACAGTGTGCTGACGCTGATCGCGGACGGGCCGACGAACGACGGCGGCATGTACCACTGTGTCTTCGAAGCCAGACTCACTCAACAGCCCGGCGCGGACGGCCCGTTGGAGATCGGCCCGTCCACTGTCACCAGCGGCGAACCCGCCACCTCCTGCACCCCGGGCGAGGCCACCGAGGTCACGCTGCTGCCGAGTGGCAGCCTGAAGCGGGCGAAGGCGAGCGGCGGGGAGAGCCTGACGTACACCAAGCAGTGA
- a CDS encoding GntR family transcriptional regulator produces MPGTGAVTRSTLRQQIADALRDEVLAGRLRPGRAFTVKEIAEQYGVSATPVREALVDLSAQGILEADQHRGFRVPEYTLTDYRNMIEARSLVTDGMFQALSTGHPAFRTPPQDPRTTAALATVRRRGEEAQRAAAAGDLTILIGYDLRFWRELSALFGNPYLGDFLDRLRVQSWVCAVQHLLRLPDLRGRLWAGHTDLVDALARRESDTARSIVAASNAHSLALLEHLAGS; encoded by the coding sequence ATGCCCGGCACCGGTGCCGTGACGCGCAGCACCCTGCGCCAGCAGATCGCGGACGCGCTCCGTGACGAGGTGCTGGCGGGGCGGCTGCGACCGGGCCGGGCGTTCACGGTCAAGGAGATCGCCGAGCAGTACGGCGTCTCCGCCACACCCGTGCGCGAGGCGCTGGTCGACCTGTCCGCGCAGGGCATCCTGGAGGCCGACCAGCACCGCGGATTCCGCGTGCCGGAGTACACCCTCACCGACTACCGGAACATGATCGAAGCCCGCAGCCTGGTCACCGACGGCATGTTCCAGGCCCTCAGCACCGGCCACCCCGCCTTCCGCACCCCGCCCCAGGACCCGCGTACGACCGCGGCCCTGGCCACCGTGCGCCGTCGCGGCGAGGAGGCCCAGCGGGCGGCGGCGGCCGGCGACCTCACCATCCTCATCGGCTACGACCTCCGCTTCTGGCGCGAGCTGAGCGCCCTGTTCGGCAATCCCTACCTCGGCGACTTCCTCGACCGGCTGCGTGTGCAGTCCTGGGTGTGCGCGGTGCAGCATCTGCTCCGCCTGCCCGACCTGCGCGGCCGCCTGTGGGCCGGACACACGGACCTGGTCGACGCACTGGCCCGCCGCGAGTCCGACACCGCCCGCTCGATCGTCGCCGCCTCCAACGCCCACTCGCTGGCGCTGCTGGAACACCTGGCCGGTAGCTGA
- a CDS encoding aspartate aminotransferase family protein, whose translation MTPQPNPDAGAAVKAADRAHVFHSWSAQDLIDPLAVAGAEGSYFWDYDGKRYLDFTSGLVYTNIGYQHPKVVAAIQEQAATMTTFAPAFAIEARSEAARLIAERTPGDLDKIFFTNAGADAVEHAVRMARLHTGRPKVLSAYRSYHGGTQQAINITGDPRRWASDTATNGVVRFWTPFLYRSRFYAETEEQETARALEHLETTIAFEGPGTVAAIILETVPGTAGIMVPPPGYLAGVREICDKYGIVFILDEVMAGFGRTGEWFAADLFGVVPDLLTFAKGVNSGYVPLGGVAISEKIAETFGKRPYPGGLTYSGHPLACAAAVATINVMAEEGVVENARRLGESVVGPALAELAERHPSVGEVRGVGMFWALDLVKNRETREPLVPYNAAGEANAPMAAFAAAAKQHGVWPFVNMNRTHVVPPCTVTEAELKEGLAALDAALTVADEYTA comes from the coding sequence ATGACCCCTCAGCCCAACCCCGACGCCGGCGCCGCAGTGAAGGCCGCGGACCGTGCGCACGTCTTCCACTCCTGGTCCGCGCAGGACCTGATCGACCCACTCGCCGTCGCCGGCGCCGAGGGGTCGTACTTCTGGGACTACGACGGCAAGCGGTACCTGGACTTCACCAGCGGGCTCGTCTACACGAACATCGGCTACCAGCACCCGAAGGTCGTCGCGGCCATCCAGGAGCAGGCGGCCACGATGACGACCTTCGCGCCCGCCTTCGCGATCGAGGCGCGCTCGGAGGCGGCCCGGCTGATCGCCGAGCGGACCCCCGGCGACCTGGACAAGATCTTCTTCACCAACGCCGGCGCGGACGCCGTCGAGCACGCGGTGCGCATGGCCCGGCTGCACACGGGCCGCCCGAAGGTGCTCTCGGCCTACCGCTCGTACCACGGCGGCACCCAGCAGGCGATCAACATCACCGGCGACCCGCGCCGCTGGGCGAGCGACACCGCCACGAACGGCGTCGTCCGCTTCTGGACGCCGTTCCTCTACCGCTCCCGCTTCTACGCGGAGACGGAAGAGCAGGAGACCGCGCGGGCGCTGGAGCACCTGGAGACGACGATCGCCTTCGAGGGGCCGGGCACGGTCGCGGCGATCATCCTGGAGACCGTCCCCGGTACGGCCGGAATCATGGTCCCACCGCCCGGCTATCTGGCCGGTGTCCGGGAGATCTGCGACAAGTACGGCATCGTCTTCATCCTGGACGAGGTCATGGCGGGCTTCGGGCGCACCGGCGAGTGGTTCGCCGCCGATCTCTTCGGTGTCGTACCCGACCTGCTGACCTTCGCCAAGGGCGTGAACTCGGGTTACGTCCCCCTCGGTGGCGTCGCGATCTCCGAGAAGATCGCCGAGACCTTCGGCAAGCGGCCCTACCCGGGCGGTCTGACCTACTCGGGGCACCCGCTGGCCTGCGCCGCCGCCGTCGCCACCATCAACGTGATGGCGGAGGAGGGCGTGGTCGAGAACGCCAGGCGGCTCGGCGAGAGCGTCGTCGGCCCGGCCCTGGCCGAGCTGGCCGAGCGGCACCCGAGCGTCGGCGAGGTGCGCGGTGTCGGCATGTTCTGGGCGCTGGACCTGGTGAAGAACCGCGAGACCCGCGAACCGCTGGTGCCCTACAACGCGGCCGGCGAGGCGAACGCCCCCATGGCCGCGTTCGCGGCCGCCGCCAAGCAGCACGGCGTGTGGCCCTTCGTGAACATGAACCGGACACATGTCGTCCCGCCGTGCACGGTCACGGAGGCCGAGCTGAAGGAGGGCCTGGCGGCCCTGGACGCGGCCCTGACCGTGGCCGACGAGTACACGGCGTAG